One Actinosynnema pretiosum DNA segment encodes these proteins:
- a CDS encoding HD domain-containing protein, producing MRMITAVSTEVVEKRVWRLCQDHAANLQFHGWHHVSFVRDKAVLFAGRNGADVALVEVAALVHDVNYVVRRNSLPVDGRELRMEILADAGVPDEAALRVDEVVEEAEMRTRDRWISVEAQALSDADTLFKALPVTPVVLAPKYLLENGITLRQLAHKIVGEQRSKHDEGYYFYDPQAAALYSRWASANLELWQCIVESLDDPAVEELLAAVP from the coding sequence ATGAGGATGATCACTGCTGTTTCCACCGAGGTCGTGGAGAAGCGCGTGTGGCGGTTGTGCCAGGACCACGCGGCGAACCTCCAGTTCCACGGCTGGCACCACGTGAGCTTCGTGCGCGACAAGGCCGTGCTGTTCGCGGGGCGCAACGGGGCGGACGTGGCGCTGGTCGAGGTCGCCGCGCTGGTGCACGACGTCAACTACGTGGTGCGCCGCAACTCGCTGCCCGTGGACGGGCGGGAGCTGCGGATGGAGATCCTGGCCGACGCCGGGGTGCCCGACGAGGCGGCGCTGCGGGTCGACGAGGTGGTCGAGGAGGCGGAGATGCGCACCCGCGACCGGTGGATCTCGGTCGAGGCGCAGGCGCTGTCCGACGCCGACACCCTGTTCAAGGCGTTGCCGGTGACCCCGGTGGTGCTGGCGCCGAAGTACCTGCTGGAGAACGGCATCACGCTCCGCCAGCTCGCGCACAAGATCGTCGGCGAGCAGCGGTCCAAGCACGACGAGGGCTACTACTTCTACGACCCCCAGGCCGCCGCCCTGTACTCCCGGTGGGCGAGCGCGAACCTGGAGCTGTGGCAGTGCATCGTGGAGTCGCTGGACGACCCGGCGGTGGAGGAACTGCTGGCAGCGGTGCCCTAA
- a CDS encoding quinone oxidoreductase family protein, whose translation MPKAVLVRAHGGSDALEHAEVGPLEAGAGQVLVDVAAAGVNYIDTYHRSGLYPVPLPFGLGQEGSGRVRAVGEGVDGVAVGDRVAWYSAAGSYAEQVVLPEASVVPVPEGVSDEVAAALLLQGLTAHYLVASTYPVQAGDAVLVHAAAGGVGLLLTQLAKARGGRVIATVSTDAKAELARGAGADEVVRYDREDFAARVRELTGGEGVAAVYDGVGRSTFDGSLASLRVRGVLALYGAASGPVPPVDPQRLNAAGSVFLTRPTLAAHVLEAEERAWRTGELFDAVLGGKLDVRIGGRYPLADAARAHDDLEGRRTTGKLLLIP comes from the coding sequence ATGCCCAAGGCGGTCCTGGTTCGCGCGCACGGCGGGTCCGACGCGCTGGAGCACGCCGAGGTCGGGCCACTGGAGGCGGGCGCCGGGCAGGTGCTGGTCGACGTGGCCGCGGCGGGGGTCAACTACATCGACACCTACCACCGGTCCGGGTTGTACCCGGTGCCGCTGCCGTTCGGGCTGGGCCAGGAGGGCTCGGGCCGGGTGCGGGCGGTCGGCGAGGGCGTCGACGGGGTCGCGGTGGGCGACCGGGTGGCCTGGTACTCGGCGGCGGGCAGCTACGCCGAGCAGGTCGTGCTGCCCGAGGCCTCGGTGGTGCCGGTGCCCGAGGGGGTGTCGGACGAGGTGGCGGCGGCGCTGCTGCTCCAGGGGTTGACCGCGCACTACCTGGTCGCGTCGACCTACCCGGTGCAGGCGGGTGACGCGGTGCTCGTGCACGCGGCGGCGGGCGGGGTCGGGCTGCTGCTGACCCAGCTGGCGAAGGCGCGCGGCGGGCGGGTGATCGCGACGGTGTCCACCGACGCGAAGGCGGAGCTGGCGCGCGGGGCGGGCGCGGACGAGGTGGTCCGGTACGACCGGGAGGACTTCGCCGCGCGGGTGCGCGAGCTGACCGGCGGCGAGGGCGTGGCGGCGGTGTACGACGGCGTCGGGCGCAGCACGTTCGACGGCAGCCTGGCCAGCCTGCGCGTGCGCGGGGTGCTGGCGCTGTACGGCGCGGCGAGCGGCCCGGTGCCGCCGGTGGACCCGCAGCGGCTGAACGCGGCCGGGTCGGTGTTCCTGACCCGGCCGACCCTGGCCGCGCACGTGCTCGAGGCCGAGGAGCGCGCGTGGCGGACCGGGGAGCTGTTCGACGCGGTGCTGGGCGGGAAGCTGGACGTGCGGATCGGCGGCCGGTACCCGCTGGCGGACGCGGCTCGGGCGCACGACGACCTGGAGGGGCGCAGGACCACCGGGAAGCTGCTGCTGATCCCGTGA
- a CDS encoding FKBP-type peptidyl-prolyl cis-trans isomerase has product MSLLSAGVALTACTPSDRPSTQTGENTPAATAPAAQTGGNKVSKPSGPPCQPEQYQVTGDFGQKPTITVPKDCAPQDGLLSRDLKEGEGAEAKAGSTVTVNYELVTFSDGQTADSSFERGATFDVEDLGNAPVIKGWNQGLVGIKEGGRRLLVIPSDLGYGPQGNQGIKGGETLLFVVDAVSVK; this is encoded by the coding sequence GTGTCCTTGCTGTCCGCCGGAGTGGCGCTGACCGCCTGCACCCCCAGCGACCGCCCGTCCACCCAGACCGGGGAGAACACCCCCGCCGCCACCGCGCCCGCCGCGCAGACCGGCGGCAACAAGGTCAGCAAGCCCTCCGGCCCGCCCTGCCAGCCCGAGCAGTACCAGGTCACCGGCGACTTCGGCCAGAAGCCGACCATCACCGTGCCGAAGGACTGCGCCCCGCAGGACGGCCTGCTCTCCCGCGACCTCAAGGAGGGCGAGGGCGCCGAGGCCAAGGCGGGCTCCACGGTCACCGTCAACTACGAGCTGGTGACCTTCAGCGACGGCCAGACCGCCGACTCGTCCTTCGAGCGCGGCGCGACCTTCGACGTCGAGGACCTGGGCAACGCCCCGGTCATCAAGGGCTGGAACCAGGGCCTGGTCGGCATCAAGGAGGGCGGTCGCCGCCTGCTGGTGATCCCCTCCGACCTCGGCTACGGCCCGCAGGGCAACCAGGGCATCAAGGGCGGCGAGACGCTGCTGTTCGTGGTGGACGCGGTCAGCGTCAAGTAG